In Mauremys mutica isolate MM-2020 ecotype Southern chromosome 16, ASM2049712v1, whole genome shotgun sequence, one DNA window encodes the following:
- the SEC14L2 gene encoding SEC14-like protein 2 isoform X3: MIRKYVEVRKHMDADNIINWCPPEVIQKYMSGGMCGYDRDGCPIWYEIIGPLDAKGILLSASKQDLLKNKYRDCEMLLQECDKQTQKLGKRVEMVMMIYDCEGLGLKHLWKPAVEAYGELLSMFEENYPETLKRLFVIKAPKLFPVAYNLIKHFLSEDTRKKIVVLGANWKEVLQKYIAPEEIPVVYGGTLRDPDGNPKCVTKINYGGDIPKKYYVRDQLKQQYEHLVVVNRGSSHQVEYEILFPGCVLRWQFMSEGADVGFGVYLKTRIGERQRAGEMMEVLPNQRYNAHLVPEDGSLTCSVAGIYVLRFDNTYSYLHAKKVSYTVEVLLPDKKSEEQIQQLEETMNELDLNNAHQ, encoded by the exons ATGATCCGCAAG TACGTTGAGGTTCGGAAGCACATGGATGCTGACAACATCATCAACTGGTGCCCCCCGGAG GTGATTCAGAAGTACATGTCTGGGGGGATGTGTGGATATGACCGGGATGGCTGCCCCATCTGGTATGAGATCATTGGGCCCCTCGATGCCAAAGGCATCCTGTTATCAGCCTCCAAACAAGATCTGCTCAAAAACAAGTACCGTGACTGCGAAATGCTGCTTCAGGAGTGTGACAAGCAGACCCAGAAG ctggggaagagggttgagATGGTCATGATGATCTATGACTGTGAGGGGCTGGGCCTGAAGCATCTCTGGAAGCCAGCCGTGGAGGCGTACGGAGAG CTTCTGTCCATGTTTGAGGAGAACTATCCCGAGACCCTGAAGCGCCTGTTTGTAATTAAAG CTCCCAAGCTTTTCCCTGTGGCCTACAACCTCATCAAGCACTTCCTGAGTGAAGACACCCGTAAGAAGATTGTCGTCCTGGGAG CAAACTGGAAGGAGGTCTTGCAGAAGTACATCGCCCCCGAAGAGATCCCTGTGGTGTACGGGGGAACCCTCCGGGACCCAGATGGGAACCCCAAGTGTGTGACCAAG ATTAACTACGGCGGTGACATCCCCAAGAAGTACTATGTGCGGGACCAGCTGAAGCAGCAGTATGAGCACTTAGTGGTAGTGAACCGGGGCTCCTCCCACCAGGTGGAGTATGAGATCCTCTTCCCAGGCTGCGTCCTCAG GTGGCAGTTCATGTCTGAAGGGGCCGACGTGGGCTTTGGGGTCTATCTGAAGACTAGAATTGGGGAGCGGCAGCGAGCTGGCGAGATGATGGAGGTGCTTCCAAACCAACGCTACAATGCCCACCTGGTGCCTGAGGACGGCTCCCTCACCTGTTCCGTGGCCGGCATCT ATGTTCTGCGGTTTGACAACACCTACAGCTACCTCCATGCCAAGAAGGTCAGCTACACAGTGGAGGTTCTGCTGCCAGACAAGAAGTCAGAGGAGCAGATACAGCAACTGGAAGAGACCATGAATGAGTTGGACCTCAACAATGCCCACCAGTGA
- the SEC14L2 gene encoding SEC14-like protein 2 isoform X4: MAARCFDLQKSEAMIRKYVEVRKHMDADNIINWCPPEVIQKYMSGGMCGYDRDGCPIWYEIIGPLDAKGILLSASKQDLLKNKYRDCEMLLQECDKQTQKLGKRVEMVMMIYDCEGLGLKHLWKPAVEAYGELLSMFEENYPETLKRLFVIKAPKLFPVAYNLIKHFLSEDTRKKIVVLGANWKEVLQKYIAPEEIPVVYGGTLRDPDGNPKCVTKINYGGDIPKKYYVRDQLKQQYEHLVVVNRGSSHQVEYEILFPGCVLRWQFMSEGADVGFGVYLKTRIGERQRAGEMMEVLPNQRYNAHLVPEDGSLTCSVAGIYVLRFDNTYSYLHAKKVSYTVEVLLPDKKSEEQIQQLEETMNELDLNNAHQ, translated from the exons ATGGCAG CTCGATGTTTCGACCTGCAGAAATCCGAGGCCATGATCCGCAAG TACGTTGAGGTTCGGAAGCACATGGATGCTGACAACATCATCAACTGGTGCCCCCCGGAG GTGATTCAGAAGTACATGTCTGGGGGGATGTGTGGATATGACCGGGATGGCTGCCCCATCTGGTATGAGATCATTGGGCCCCTCGATGCCAAAGGCATCCTGTTATCAGCCTCCAAACAAGATCTGCTCAAAAACAAGTACCGTGACTGCGAAATGCTGCTTCAGGAGTGTGACAAGCAGACCCAGAAG ctggggaagagggttgagATGGTCATGATGATCTATGACTGTGAGGGGCTGGGCCTGAAGCATCTCTGGAAGCCAGCCGTGGAGGCGTACGGAGAG CTTCTGTCCATGTTTGAGGAGAACTATCCCGAGACCCTGAAGCGCCTGTTTGTAATTAAAG CTCCCAAGCTTTTCCCTGTGGCCTACAACCTCATCAAGCACTTCCTGAGTGAAGACACCCGTAAGAAGATTGTCGTCCTGGGAG CAAACTGGAAGGAGGTCTTGCAGAAGTACATCGCCCCCGAAGAGATCCCTGTGGTGTACGGGGGAACCCTCCGGGACCCAGATGGGAACCCCAAGTGTGTGACCAAG ATTAACTACGGCGGTGACATCCCCAAGAAGTACTATGTGCGGGACCAGCTGAAGCAGCAGTATGAGCACTTAGTGGTAGTGAACCGGGGCTCCTCCCACCAGGTGGAGTATGAGATCCTCTTCCCAGGCTGCGTCCTCAG GTGGCAGTTCATGTCTGAAGGGGCCGACGTGGGCTTTGGGGTCTATCTGAAGACTAGAATTGGGGAGCGGCAGCGAGCTGGCGAGATGATGGAGGTGCTTCCAAACCAACGCTACAATGCCCACCTGGTGCCTGAGGACGGCTCCCTCACCTGTTCCGTGGCCGGCATCT ATGTTCTGCGGTTTGACAACACCTACAGCTACCTCCATGCCAAGAAGGTCAGCTACACAGTGGAGGTTCTGCTGCCAGACAAGAAGTCAGAGGAGCAGATACAGCAACTGGAAGAGACCATGAATGAGTTGGACCTCAACAATGCCCACCAGTGA